A section of the Cydia amplana chromosome 15, ilCydAmpl1.1, whole genome shotgun sequence genome encodes:
- the LOC134654838 gene encoding hemicentin-2-like, with protein MEGSRVTLPCRADGSPRPSITWIYHSRDIEVGPSRIRPSDDTGRLSFDRIQLRQNGEYTCVASNSRSSKNITYEVSVLATPKIYYTTKEFHGVVGDMVLRIPCNATGNPKPEITWTMEGYYIASGTKWYEISEDGSLIIKNIKELSAGYYSCKASNDYGQAEEGFDVIVDDFPDPGFRINKFKLNKGDSAMIPCNIPRKKTDRLLWFKDGRLLPSSDLAFRVLTESGSGTYTCRVSSMDRPAMSGSTTVEVGYKPRFEYSDYNKDISFVPGEFATMDCTATGFPKPKVQWYHNNRPISLNNFKYVLGMYSDYVKGRYTCVVSNSYGTVQREFVVSSFGCLLNVKHDFSKNEPLMLTSDNKLTNFKTNGGYMRIPKDDTIKLVCPSSFITIPLREILVTCENAQQFLHQSSGRRYAYSDLKCSDKWQPIVKRTGRRCARRKAEILNVGYEIGKIFETVYEVCLARDSKNPIYTKLNMQPSLANSVTNNDTVWFNYGSPVDLDGLYDCSNQNTETSAILNKEFHRGDGCCFAKRMLLNPLDVAPGLQDATYTHLNVVPHWSTCNSKNWDEVERRIRNLVTSSDRTLQVFTGTAYNLQLTDSFSRQRNVVLKSRGKGVQVPRYLWKVVQNPSTETSLAIIQVNVPHLSLASVRSYQLCNDVCKNVKWMQTGNWRSVRHGFTYCCSLADFERAFRFKMEVKIYFIILGLFLLGIDGTVGDVKSSLTFVIDDTGSMGNDIAQVKIGANAIFDTVMRSNSSQIEDFVLVTFNDPANMNKLRAKTKERNVFKNALIGIRVYGGGDCPEMAMSGIKMGLQNSREGSSIYVFTDASAKDYNDYDEIEALSQKMGCQIVFVLTGYCSNKKAPQYLVYKKLAKATNGQVFHLEKSEIREILKYVQKTIESRNNVLKSKDFPPGYGNTFDIPVDADTKELVIAVSGRNPAVSVTDSGGTKWPTTNITRLKEIAVVKVVGVTPDVYTVEVGSEDETHVVVSGSSTVHFQHGFSTVSPSDIKDTVTRPVPGVKSHLSIKLSTDGGNIALHSVQILDMNDNVISTIPLKLVDKTEQFYTTEQIMPPDHMFKVAINGYDFNNKALITRISLTPVKPQEIRPAKVETKAPVVECKDIVNAVYDKALQLKCKISGYPKPDVIWESDDKSVVLSHFESTIELPYDYISVLEISNVTKNSTYTCKAVNSVGSGEGRTTVQTKIKSYFKVLAFPRDITIEYQKSVKIPCKVEAYPPANATWYKGRKPLKPDGNLELSEDGSVLTIRSMEPNMADNYICEARNARKRKIYPFTVQISGVEAPEISKEVTEITALKGSAVDIRCQVTKGKPQPRMHWYYKSAAANDYPPMNETSDTIHLENIDATHTGSYRCVADNVMHWDSHEIDLIVEYKPSISRPRQSIMTTDLGEPVTLPCPAIGEPTPTITWKLNGVPIPSTARYSIFADGTLRFLAASSDEGEYECEASNTRGVDSIKYKLNVYVPVDIESPKNSFLQQMEGSMVTLPCRADGSPKPSLTWIYRSRDAKVRPSRLEPSDATGRLQFDRILLRQGGEYTCVATNSRGSKNITYEVEVLAPPKIYYTAKEFQGVVGDMQLLIPCNATGNPKPDITWEMGPYHIASGSEWFDISAEGSLIIKNVDKASSRVYTCKASNDYGQTQEDFGVVVDDFLDPGFITNEFKLKEGESAMIPCSVPHKKTDRILWFKNGERLPSSDLVLHDVTESDSGTYTCRVSSVDRPAQSDSTRVEVGFEPRFDYPDDEKNIAFKYGELATMDCTATGVPEPKVKWYHDDREISLKEYRYDLEMYNDNDKGRYTCVVSNSYGTAKQEFVISSFECLLDVTRFSKNDPLMLTLYNKVPNFKTSGVYMRIPKDEKIKLVCPSYFKPMSLREMIVTCEKEQQFLHDLSGRHFAYSDFKCREMWQPIAKRTGRRCAKGKAEILNVGFETRATFQTVYEVCLDQDSKNPIYTKLDMQPSLANSVTNNDTVWFNYGSPVDLDGLYDCANQNGETSAILNKEFHRGDGCCFAKRMLVNPMDVAPGLQGATYTHLNVAPHWGTCDSKNWEEVERRVRNLVTSSDRTLQVFTGTANDLELPDAYSRQKNVVLHSRGKDVQVPRYLWKIVQDPTTETSLVIIQVNVPDLKLAEAHSYQLCKDICKNAEWMVQYRHWRNVHHGFTYCCSLADFERAFRYQGVFPDFKNLLLEVSDLPDDHYLHAA; from the exons ATGGAAGGTTCAAGGGTAACATTACCTTGTAGAGCGGACGGGTCTCCAAGGCCAAGTATAACTTGGATCTACCACAGCAGAGACATTGAAGTTGGGCCGAGTcgaattag GCCAAGCGATGATACAGGAAGGTTAAGCTTTGACAGGATACAATTGAGGCAGAATGGTGAATACACTTGCGTGGCTTCCAACTCCAGAAGTTCCAAGAACATTACGTATGAAGTCTCAGTTTTAG CAACTCCTAAAATTTACTACACTACAAAAGAGTTCCATGGAGTAGTAGGTGACATGGTACTTCGGATTCCGTGCAATGCAACTGGAAACCCAAAACCTGAAATCACGTGGACTATGGAAGGGTACTATATAGCTTCAG GTACCAAATGGTATGAGATTAGTGAAGATGGAAGTCTCATTATTAAGAATATTAAAGAATTATCTGCTGGGTATTACTCATGTAAAGCTTCCAATGATTATGGACAAGCAGAGGAAGGATTTGATGTCATTGTTGACG ATTTTCCTGATCCTGGATTCCGTATTAATAAATTCAAGTTGAATAAAGGAGACTCGGCGATGATCCCTTGTAATATTCCGCGAAAAAAAACTGACAGATTACTATGGTTTAAG GATGGTCGACTTCTTCCTTCTTCTGATTTAGCATTTCGCGTCCTGACCGAATCGGGCTCGGGAACGTATACATGCCGCGTTAGCTCCATGGACCGACCAGCAATGAGTGGTTCCACTACGGTAGAGGTTGGCTACAAACCGCGCTTCGAATATTCTGACTATAACAAGGACATATCCTTTGTGCCCGGAGAATTTGCCACGATGGACTGTACTGCTACTGGATTTCCAAAACCTAAG GTGCAATGGTACCATAATAACAGACCGATAAGCTTGAACAACTTTAAATATGTCCTGGGTATGTATAGCGACTACGTTAAGGGACGATACACATGCGTCGTCAGCAACTCATATGGGACAGTGCAGCGAGAGTTTGTTGTTTCGTCATTTG gaTGCCTTCTAAACGTAAAGCACGACTTTAGTAAAAATGAACCTCTAATGTTGACCTCCGATAACAAATTAACTAACTTTAAAACCAACGGTGGCTACATGCGTATTCCTAAAGACGATACCATCAAGTTGGTGTGCCCTTCGAGCTTTATCACGATACCTTTAAGAGAAATATTGGTGACTTGTGAAAATGCGCAACAATTTTTGCATCAGTCATCAGGCAGACGTTACGCTTACTCTGACCTCAAATGCAGCGACAAATGGCAGCCGATAGTTAAAAGAACAGGGCGACGGTGTGCAAGAAGAAAAGCTGAAATATTGAACGTTGGCTACGAGATAGGAAAAATATTCGAGACTGTTTACGAAGTTTGCCTGGCTCGGGATTCAAAGAACCCCATTTATACAAAACTAAACATGCAACCATCGCTAGCTAATTCTGTAACTAATAACGATACCGTATGGTTTAACTACGGTTCTCCTGTGGACTTGGATGGTCTATACGATTGCAGTAATCAGAATACAGAGACCTCAGCGATTTTGAATAAGGAGTTTCACAGAGGTGACGGCTGTTGTTTTGCGAAGAGAATGTTGTTGAATCCTTTGGACGTTGCTCCTGGTCTACAGGATGCCACGTACACCCATCTAAATGTTGTGCCTCATTGGAGCACTTGTAACTCTAAG AATTGGGACGAAGTGGAGCGTCGTATCAGAAATCTGGTGACGTCTTCGGACCGGACCCTTCAAGTATTCACCGGCACGGCGTATAACCTGCAGCTGACGGATTCGTTCTCGAGACAAAGGAATGTGGTTCTTAAAAGCAGGGGAAAGGGTGTCCAGGTTCCGAGGTACTTGTGGAAG GTAGTCCAAAACCCGTCTACCGAGACTTCCTTGGCCATCATTCAAGTGAACGTGCCTCACTTGAGCCTCGCGAGTGTGCGTAGCTATCAGCTGTGCAATGACGTTTGTAAAAATGTTAAATGGATGCAGACTGG AAATTGGCGCAGTGTACGCCACGGGTTCACATACTGCTGCAGTCTAGCTGACTTCGAGCGCGCGTTCCG ATTCAAAATGGAAgtgaaaatatatttcataatattagGCTTGTTCCTTTTAGGAATAGATGGAACTGTAGGTGATGTCAAAAGTAGCTTAACTTTTGTTATTGATGATACTGGCTCAATGGGTAATGATATAGCACAAGTGAAAATTGGTGCAAATGCAATATTTGATACCGTGATGCGATCGAATTCTTCGCAAATTGAAGATTTTGTGCTGGTGACTTTTAACGATCCCG CTAATATGAACAAACTGCGCGCCAAAACTAAAGAGAGAaatgtttttaaaaacgctTTAATTGGTATACGTGTGTATGGAGGTGGTGATTGTCCTGAGATGGCCATGTCTGGGATCAAAATGGGCCTTCAGAACAGCCGAGAAGGGTCTTCCATATATGTGTTTACTGACGCTTCGGCCAAAGATTATAACGATTACGATGAAATTGAAGCTCTTAGTCAGAAAATGGGATGTCAG ATTGTGTTCGTACTCACGGGATACTGTTCAAATAAGAAGGCACCTCAATACTTGGTTTATAAGAAGCTCGCCAAAGCTACCAACGGACAAGTGTTTCACTTAGAAAAAAGTGAAATTCGAGAG ATTTTGAAGTATgtacaaaaaactatagaaagcCGAAATAATGTTCTGAAAAGCAAAGATTTTCCTCCAGGCTATGGAAATACCTTTGAC attCCCGTGGACGCCGACACAAAAGAGTTAGTGATTGCCGTATCGGGAAGAAACCCCGCGGTCAGCGTGACCGACTCTGGGGGCACCAAGTGGCCCACTACAAATATCACCAGACTTAAAGAAATAGCC GTAGTGAAAGTAGTTGGTGTTACACCCGATGTGTACACAGTGGAAGTCGGCAGTGAGGACGAGACGCATGTGGTCGTGTCAGGATCCAGCACAGTGCACTTCCAGCATGGATTCTCCACCGTCAGCCCTTCAGACATCAAGGATACCGTAACGAGACCTGTGCCAG GAGTAAAATCTCACCTCTCCATAAAATTATCCACTGACGGTGGAAACATTGCACTGCACAGTGTTCAGATACTGGATATGAATGACAATGTGATCTCGACAATACCACTGAAGCTTGTCGATAAAACCGAACAGTTTTACACCACCGAGCAGATTATGCCACCAGATCATATGTTCAAAGTTGCG ATAAACGGATATGATTTCAACAATAAAGCCCTTATAACGAGAATTAGTTTAACACCGGTCAAACCGCAAGAAATTAGGCCAG ccaaagtaGAGACAAAAGCTCCCGTGGTAGAGTGCAAGGATATTGTTAACGCTGTTTACGACAAAGCGCTGCAGTTGAAGTGCAAAATCAGTGGTTATCCCAAGCCCGACGTCATTTGGGAGTCTGATGACAAATCTGTCGTCCTGTCGCATTTC GAGTCAACCATAGAACTGCCGTACGACTACATCAGCGTGTTGGAAATAAGTAATGTGACAAAAAACAGCACTTACACTTGCAAAGCTGTCAACAGTGTCGGCAGTGGCGAAGGCAGAACCACTGTTCAAACTAAAATAAAGAGCTACTTTAAAGTCCTGGCTTTTCCTAGag ATATTACCATCGAATACCAGAAGTCAGTGAAAATACCCTGCAAAGTAGAAGCCTATCCACCAGCAAACGCGACATGGTACAAAGGTCGCAAACCACTGAAACCAGATGGAAACCTGGAACTGTCAGAAGACGGGTCCGTTCTCACTATCCGTTCTATGGAACCTAACATGGCCGACAACTACATTTGCGAGGCGAGAAATGCCAGGAAAAGGAAGATTTATCCGTTCACAGTGCAGATTAGTGGTGTTG AGGCGCCAGAAATAAGCAAGGAAGTAACTGAAATCACGGCTTTGAAAGGTTCCGCAGTTGACATTAGATGCCA AGTTACTAAAGGCAAGCCACAACCAAGGATGCATTGGTACTACAAAAGTGCTGCTGCTAATGATTACCCCCCCATGAATGAGACTTCGGATACCATACATTTGGAAAACATCGACGCCACTCATACGGGCTCGTACAGATGTGTTGCAGACAATGTGATGCATTGGGACTCCCATGAGATTGATTTGATTGTGGAAT ATAAGCCGTCAATATCAAGACCACGCCAGTCTATTATGACCACGGACCTAGGGGAACCTGTAACATTACCGTGTCCTGCCATCGGAGAGCCGACACCAACCATCACGTGGAAGCTCAATGGGGTGCCTATACCGAGCACTGCAAGATATAGTATATTCGCGGATGGGACGCTTAG GTTTTTAGCTGCTTCATCAGATGAGGGAGAATACGAATGCGAAGCGAGCAACACACGTGGAGTGGACAGTATCAAATACAAGCTAAATGTTTATG ttccAGTCGATATCGAGTCTCCAAAGAACAGTTTCCTGCAGCAGATGGAAGGTTCAATGGTAACATTGCCGTGCAGAGCGGACGGTTCTCCCAAGCCCAGCTTAACATGGATCTACCGCAGCAGAGACGCTAAAGTCAGGCCCAGCCGATTGGA GCCAAGCGACGCTACAGGAAGGCTACAGTTTGACAGGATACTATTGAGACAGGGTGGTGAATACACTTGCGTGGCGACAAACTCCAGAGGATCAAAGAATATTACGTACGAAGTTGAAGTTTTAG CGCCTCCTAAAATTTACTACACGGCAAAAGAGTTCCAAGGGGTAGTAGGTGACATGCAACTCCTGATTCCATGCAATGCCACCGGCAATCCAAAACCGGACATCACCTGGGAAATGGGACCGTACCATATTGCTTCAG GCTCCGAATGGTTTGATATCAGTGCAGAAGGCAGTCTTATCATCAAGAATGTTGACAAAGCGTCTAGCAGGGTTTACACATGTAAAGCTTCCAATGATTATGGGCAAACACAAGAAGATTTTGGTGTTGTTGTTGATG ATTTTCTGGATCCAGGATTTATTACCAATGAATTCAAGCTGAAAGAAGGAGAATCGGCGATGATCCCTTGTAGTGTTCCGCATAAAAAAACTGACAGAATATTATGGTTTAAG aACGGCGAACGTCTGCCTTCCTCTGATCTAGTACTGCACGACGTGACCGAATCAGACTCAGGCACGTACACGTGCCGAGTCAGTTCCGTGGACCGACCAGCACAGAGCGACTCCACCAGGGTCGAGGTCGGCTTCGAACCACGGTTTGATTATCCTGATGACGAGAAAAACATAGCCTTCAAGTACGGAGAACTTGCCACCATGGACTGTACTGCTACTGGAGTTCCGGAACCTAAG GTGAAATGGTACCACGATGACAGAGAGATAAGCCTCAAAGAGTACAGATACGACTTGGAAATGTACAACGACAACGACAAAGGACGGTACACTTGCGTTGTCAGCAACTCCTACGGAACAGCGAAGCAAGAATTTGTCATTTCGTCATTCG AATGCCTGCTGGATGTAACACGCTTTAGTAAAAACGATCCATTAATGTTAACGCTCTATAATAAAGTGCCTAACTTTAAAACCAGTGGCGTCTACATGCGTATACCTAAAGACGAAAAGATCAAATTGGTGTGCCCTTCATACTTCAAACCGATGTCTTTAAGGGAAATGATCGTGACGTGTGAAAAGGAACAACAATTTTTGCATGACTTATCTGGGAGACACTTCGCTTACTCAGACTTTAAGTGCAGAGAGATGTGGCAGCCAATCGCTAAAAGAACAGGGCGACGGTGTGCAAAAGGAAAAGCTGAAATATTGAACGTTGGCTTTGAGACAAGAGCGACATTCCAAACGGTTTACGAAGTTTGCCTCGACCAGGACTCAAAGAACCCCATTTATACAAAACTAGACATGCAACCATCGCTAGCTAATTCTGTAACTAATAACGATACCGTATGGTTTAACTATGGTTCTCCAGTGGACTTGGATGGTCTATACGATTGTGCTAATCAGAATGGAGAGACCTCAGCGATTTTGAATAAGGAGTTCCACAGAGGTGACGGGTGTTGTTTTGCGAAGAGGATGTTGGTAAATCCTATGGACGTTGCTCCAGGGTTGCAGGGTGCCACGTACACCCATCTGAATGTGGCGCCACACTGGGGCACTTGTGACTCCAAG AATTGGGAAGAAGTGGAACGCCGTGTCAGGAATCTGGTGACGTCTTCGGACCGGACACTTCAAGTATTCACTGGAACAGCGAATGACCTTGAGCTGCCTGACGCGTACTCGAGGCAGAAGAATGTGGTTCTCCATAGCAGGGGAAAAGATGTACAGGTTCCGAGGTACTTGTGGAAG ATAGTCCAAGACCCGACCACCGAGACTTCTTTGGTCATCATTCAAGTGAACGTGCCTGATTTGAAGCTGGCGGAGGCGCATAGCTACCAGCTGTGCAAAGATATATGCAAAAATGCCGAATGGATGGTGCAGTACAG ACACTGGCGCAACGTACACCACGGATTCACGTACTGCTGCAGCCTAGCTGACTTTGAGCGCGCGTTCCGATACCAAGGCGTGTTCCCTGACTTCAAGAATTTGCTGCTGGAAGTGTCCGATCTGCCTGACGACCATTATTTACACGCTGCATAG